From Actinomycetota bacterium, one genomic window encodes:
- a CDS encoding TerC family protein codes for MLELLSQPSSWIAIATLALLEIVLGIDNLIFIAIVSSRLPASQQLLARRIGLVTALVMRILLLLTLSWILGLTRPLVEFHVFGHLVELTGRSIILLVGGLFLVYKATTEIYHKTELKDEEEHASGKKAAAFGAVIANIAIMDIIFSLDSVITAVGMVDEVPLMVVAIVIAMAVMVAFADPVSNFVNDHPSVKILALAFLLMIGMLLTAEAFEVVVPKGYVYFAMAFSLLVEFAQMRYQGNIARKRGLLQPAKEDA; via the coding sequence ATGCTGGAGCTGCTGTCCCAGCCGTCGTCGTGGATCGCTATCGCGACGCTGGCGCTGCTTGAGATCGTTCTCGGAATAGACAACCTGATCTTCATCGCGATAGTCTCATCGCGCCTACCCGCATCGCAGCAGCTTCTCGCGCGGAGAATCGGGCTCGTGACGGCGCTTGTCATGCGTATTCTGCTCCTGCTGACGCTGTCGTGGATACTCGGCCTGACGCGACCGCTTGTCGAGTTTCACGTCTTCGGCCATCTCGTCGAGCTGACGGGGCGTTCGATCATCCTGCTCGTTGGTGGCCTCTTCCTCGTCTACAAGGCGACCACGGAGATCTACCACAAGACCGAACTCAAAGACGAAGAAGAGCACGCGTCCGGCAAGAAGGCTGCGGCGTTCGGTGCGGTCATCGCCAACATCGCCATCATGGACATCATCTTCTCGCTCGACTCGGTCATCACGGCGGTTGGCATGGTCGACGAGGTCCCGCTCATGGTTGTGGCAATCGTCATCGCGATGGCGGTGATGGTTGCCTTCGCGGATCCCGTCAGCAACTTCGTCAACGATCACCCATCGGTGAAGATACTCGCCCTCGCGTTCTTGCTGATGATCGGCATGCTTCTCACCGCCGAGGCGTTCGAAGTGGTTGTACCTAAGGGGTACGTGTACTTCGCGATGGCGTTCTCGCTACTCGTCGAGTTCGCGCAGATGCGCTATCAGGGGAACATCGCCCGCAAGCGCGGCTTGCTCCAGCCTGCCAAGGAAGACGCATAG
- a CDS encoding SRPBCC family protein — protein sequence MASQTKSVVVHAPVERVFTYLDDPMHLPEIWPSLMEITDVHSLANGGHTNRWTYKMAGMRLKGTSEDVEHIANERIVSKSKGGIDSTQTWMVQPEGDDTKVTFKVDYTIPVPVLGKLAEAAIIKLNDHEGDVIVANLRTILEEA from the coding sequence ATGGCGAGTCAGACGAAGAGCGTGGTCGTCCATGCGCCGGTCGAGAGGGTCTTCACGTACCTGGACGATCCGATGCACCTGCCGGAGATTTGGCCCAGTCTGATGGAGATCACGGACGTGCACTCGCTGGCCAATGGCGGGCACACGAACCGCTGGACGTACAAGATGGCCGGCATGCGCCTGAAGGGAACAAGTGAGGATGTCGAGCACATCGCCAACGAGCGCATCGTCAGCAAGAGCAAGGGCGGAATTGATAGCACCCAGACCTGGATGGTCCAACCGGAGGGTGACGACACGAAGGTCACGTTCAAGGTAGACTACACGATTCCGGTCCCGGTGCTCGGCAAGTTGGCCGAAGCCGCTATCATCAAGCTGAACGACCACGAGGGCGACGTGATTGTGGCGAACCTGAGGACAATCCTGGAGGAAGCGTAG